One genomic window of Conger conger chromosome 7, fConCon1.1, whole genome shotgun sequence includes the following:
- the LOC133132749 gene encoding amyloid beta precursor protein binding family B member 1-like isoform X2 encodes MSLEEPSDLANQNAVSVTSSSSPSLTFDLRSPHGVRIEAELSCKGKAKGTASSSSTSSSSSSPKNRRAHLSPANGSMVGVDEGAANQQRNQENLAARRGSQELVGGGGNSNTKWVKEGQNQLRKVAEKQQDLNCNRYQNHDQKEGLAGEEKKEEEEKEKSLRELCSELEAKNAANEPLVIDTSAPSARQREEEKEGGEEREEGVEGEGDTVPSPGDGEKDPDADSSSDTLSHSESRREGGCFGSRGPCLLFQGQVGAPSDEEASWASLSQDSPGDCTPTGDPESYWDHSAFETDSDLPAGWMRVRDTSGTYYWHIPTGTTQWEPPSPLEEGGARRDPSSMSPAITPTEEPELTWRGVSRPNKFDDADIWKEEDVAPDRSLKEFEGATLRYASINLSSSQSEEQKKLTSLNTDLESKCFAVRSLGWVEISEEEMAPGKSSVAVNNCIRQLSYHKHNLHDTVGIWGEGKDMLLVLEDDTLKLMDPLDQNLLHAQPIVSIRVWGVGRDNGRDFAYVARDKPTQVLKCHVFRCDTPAKNIATSMHNVCSKIMAKRKSSRPCLGRLDIDPSKLVEIPFQEFPAPKNELFQRFQVCYLGNVPVAKPVGVDTVNVALETALKAKEKPDWTPVTVDVASATLTIRCTQTEEVMSECRVRFLSFMGVGKDVRSFAFIMAEGPGDFICHMFWCEPNAASLSEAVQAACMLRYQKCLDARPPPSGSCLPGPPDSVARRVGSSVKKGVQSLLGNFRWAGSQTP; translated from the exons ATGTCACTGGAGGAGCCGTCAGACCTGGCCAATCAGAACGCGGTGTCTGTGACCTCATCTTCGTCCCCCTCGCTGACCTTCGACCTCCGCTCCCCGCACGGCGTGAGGATCGAGGCCGAGCTGAGCTGCAAGGGCAAGGCCAAGGGCACCGCCTCTTCGtcgtccacctcctcctcttcctcctcgccGAAAAACCGCCGCGCCCACCTGAGCCCGGCCAACGGCAGCATGGTGGGCGTCGACGAGGGCGCGGCCAATCAGCAGAGGAACCAAGAGAACCTGGCGGCTCGCCGAGGGAGCCAG GAGCTTGTAGGAGGCGGCGGCAACAGCAACACCAAGTGGGTCAAAGAGGGTCAGAACCAGCTCCGCAAGGTGGCCGAGAAGCAGCAGGACCTGAACTGCAACCGCTACCAGAACCACGACCAGAAGGAGGGATTGGCCggggaggagaagaaagaggaggaggagaaggagaagagctTGAGGGAGCTGTGCTCAGAGCTGGAGGCCAAGAACGCAGCCAATGAGCCGCTAGTCATCGACACGTCCGCCCCGTCGGCACGGCAacgggaggaggagaaggagggaggagaggagagagaggagggggtggagggagagggggacacTGTTCCGAGCCCCGGAGACGGAGAGAAGGATCCGGACGCTGACTCCTCCTCGGACACCTTGAGCCACAGCGAGTctcggagggaggggggctgtttCGGGAGCAGGGGCCCGTGCCTGCTGTTCCAGGGCCAGGTGGGGGCCCCCAGCGATGAGGAGGCCAGCTGGGCCTCCCTGTCCCAGGACAGCCCTGGGGACTGCACCCCGACAGGGGACCCAG agtcgTACTGGGACCACAGTGCTTTTGAGACGGACTCAGATTTGCCGGCGGGGTGGATGCGGGTTCGGGACACCTCGGGGACGTACTATTGGCACATCCCCACGGGCACCACCCAATGGGAGCCCCCCTCACCGCTGGAGGAGGGCGGGGCCCGGCGGGACCCCTCCTCCATGTCCCCCGCCATCACGCCCACCGAGGAGcccgag CTGACATGGAGGGGCGTTTCTCGGCCAAACAAGTTTGATGATGCTGACATCTGGAAG GAGGAAGACGTGGCGCCGGACAGAAGCCTGAAGGAGTTTGAGGGAGCGACCCTGCGTTACGCCTCCATCAACCTGAG CAGCTCACAGTCAGAGGAGCAGAAGAAACTGACCTCACTCAACACTGACCTGGAGTCAAAG TGCTTTGCAGTGCGCTCGCTGGGTTGGGTGGAGATCTCTGAGGAGGAAATGGCTCCTGGAAAGAGCAGTGTTGCCGTTAACAACTGCATTCGCCAGCTGTCCTACCACAAACACAACCTGCACGATACCGTGGGCATctggggagag ggtaAGGACATGCTGCTGGTTCTGGAGGATGACACTCTGAAGCTGATGGACCCACTGGATCAGAACCTCCTGCACGCCCAGCCCATCGTCAGCATCCGCGTCTGGGGCGTGGGCCGTGACAACGGCAG GGACTTTGCGTACGTGGCGCGGGACAAGCCCACCCAGGTGCTGAAGTGTCACGTGTTCCGCTGCGACACGCCCGCCAAGAACATCGCCACCAGCATGCACAACGTGTGCTCCAAG ATCATGGCGAAGAGGAAGTCCTCCAGGCCCTGCCTCGGTCGGCTCGACATCGACCCCTCCAAACTGGTGGAGATTCCCTTTCAGG aattccctgctCCAAAGAACGAGCTGTTCCAGCGCTTCCAGGTGTGTTACCTTGGCAACGTGCCAGTGGCCAAACCCGTAG GTGTGGACACAGTGAACGTTGCCTTGGAGACGGCGCTGAAGGCGAAGGAGAAGCCCGATTGGACGCCGGTGACCGTGGACGTGGCGTCGGCCACCCTCACCATACGCTGCACACAG ACAGAGGAAGTGATGTCGGAGTGCCGCGTGCGCTTCCTGTCCTTCATGGGCGTGGGGAAGGACGTCCGCTCCTTTGCCTTCATCATGGCCGAGGGCCCGGGGGACTTCATCTGTCACATGTTCTGGTGCGAGCCCAACGCGGCCAGCCTATCAGAGGCCGTGCAGGCGGCGTGCATG CTGCGGTATCAGAAGTGTCTGGAcgcgcgcccccccccctcgggcTCCTGCCTCCCCGGGCCTCCAGACTCTGTGGCTCGCCGCGTCGGCAGCAGCGTCAAGAAGGGCGTGCAAAGCCTGCTGGGAAACTTCAGATGGGCGGGGTCGCAGACGCCATGA
- the LOC133132749 gene encoding amyloid beta precursor protein binding family B member 1-like isoform X1 produces the protein MSLEEPSDLANQNAVSVTSSSSPSLTFDLRSPHGVRIEAELSCKGKAKGTASSSSTSSSSSSPKNRRAHLSPANGSMVGVDEGAANQQRNQENLAARRGSQELVGGGGNSNTKWVKEGQNQLRKVAEKQQDLNCNRYQNHDQKEGLAGEEKKEEEEKEKSLRELCSELEAKNAANEPLVIDTSAPSARQREEEKEGGEEREEGVEGEGDTVPSPGDGEKDPDADSSSDTLSHSESRREGGCFGSRGPCLLFQGQVGAPSDEEASWASLSQDSPGDCTPTGDPESYWDHSAFETDSDLPAGWMRVRDTSGTYYWHIPTGTTQWEPPSPLEEGGARRDPSSMSPAITPTEEPELTWRGVSRPNKFDDADIWKEEDVAPDRSLKEFEGATLRYASINLSSSQSEEQKKLTSLNTDLESKCFAVRSLGWVEISEEEMAPGKSSVAVNNCIRQLSYHKHNLHDTVGIWGEGKDMLLVLEDDTLKLMDPLDQNLLHAQPIVSIRVWGVGRDNGRDFAYVARDKPTQVLKCHVFRCDTPAKNIATSMHNVCSKIMAKRKSSRPCLGRLDIDPSKLVEIPFQEFPAPKNELFQRFQVCYLGNVPVAKPVGKERFGVDTVNVALETALKAKEKPDWTPVTVDVASATLTIRCTQTEEVMSECRVRFLSFMGVGKDVRSFAFIMAEGPGDFICHMFWCEPNAASLSEAVQAACMLRYQKCLDARPPPSGSCLPGPPDSVARRVGSSVKKGVQSLLGNFRWAGSQTP, from the exons ATGTCACTGGAGGAGCCGTCAGACCTGGCCAATCAGAACGCGGTGTCTGTGACCTCATCTTCGTCCCCCTCGCTGACCTTCGACCTCCGCTCCCCGCACGGCGTGAGGATCGAGGCCGAGCTGAGCTGCAAGGGCAAGGCCAAGGGCACCGCCTCTTCGtcgtccacctcctcctcttcctcctcgccGAAAAACCGCCGCGCCCACCTGAGCCCGGCCAACGGCAGCATGGTGGGCGTCGACGAGGGCGCGGCCAATCAGCAGAGGAACCAAGAGAACCTGGCGGCTCGCCGAGGGAGCCAG GAGCTTGTAGGAGGCGGCGGCAACAGCAACACCAAGTGGGTCAAAGAGGGTCAGAACCAGCTCCGCAAGGTGGCCGAGAAGCAGCAGGACCTGAACTGCAACCGCTACCAGAACCACGACCAGAAGGAGGGATTGGCCggggaggagaagaaagaggaggaggagaaggagaagagctTGAGGGAGCTGTGCTCAGAGCTGGAGGCCAAGAACGCAGCCAATGAGCCGCTAGTCATCGACACGTCCGCCCCGTCGGCACGGCAacgggaggaggagaaggagggaggagaggagagagaggagggggtggagggagagggggacacTGTTCCGAGCCCCGGAGACGGAGAGAAGGATCCGGACGCTGACTCCTCCTCGGACACCTTGAGCCACAGCGAGTctcggagggaggggggctgtttCGGGAGCAGGGGCCCGTGCCTGCTGTTCCAGGGCCAGGTGGGGGCCCCCAGCGATGAGGAGGCCAGCTGGGCCTCCCTGTCCCAGGACAGCCCTGGGGACTGCACCCCGACAGGGGACCCAG agtcgTACTGGGACCACAGTGCTTTTGAGACGGACTCAGATTTGCCGGCGGGGTGGATGCGGGTTCGGGACACCTCGGGGACGTACTATTGGCACATCCCCACGGGCACCACCCAATGGGAGCCCCCCTCACCGCTGGAGGAGGGCGGGGCCCGGCGGGACCCCTCCTCCATGTCCCCCGCCATCACGCCCACCGAGGAGcccgag CTGACATGGAGGGGCGTTTCTCGGCCAAACAAGTTTGATGATGCTGACATCTGGAAG GAGGAAGACGTGGCGCCGGACAGAAGCCTGAAGGAGTTTGAGGGAGCGACCCTGCGTTACGCCTCCATCAACCTGAG CAGCTCACAGTCAGAGGAGCAGAAGAAACTGACCTCACTCAACACTGACCTGGAGTCAAAG TGCTTTGCAGTGCGCTCGCTGGGTTGGGTGGAGATCTCTGAGGAGGAAATGGCTCCTGGAAAGAGCAGTGTTGCCGTTAACAACTGCATTCGCCAGCTGTCCTACCACAAACACAACCTGCACGATACCGTGGGCATctggggagag ggtaAGGACATGCTGCTGGTTCTGGAGGATGACACTCTGAAGCTGATGGACCCACTGGATCAGAACCTCCTGCACGCCCAGCCCATCGTCAGCATCCGCGTCTGGGGCGTGGGCCGTGACAACGGCAG GGACTTTGCGTACGTGGCGCGGGACAAGCCCACCCAGGTGCTGAAGTGTCACGTGTTCCGCTGCGACACGCCCGCCAAGAACATCGCCACCAGCATGCACAACGTGTGCTCCAAG ATCATGGCGAAGAGGAAGTCCTCCAGGCCCTGCCTCGGTCGGCTCGACATCGACCCCTCCAAACTGGTGGAGATTCCCTTTCAGG aattccctgctCCAAAGAACGAGCTGTTCCAGCGCTTCCAGGTGTGTTACCTTGGCAACGTGCCAGTGGCCAAACCCGTAGGTAAGGAACGCTTCG GTGTGGACACAGTGAACGTTGCCTTGGAGACGGCGCTGAAGGCGAAGGAGAAGCCCGATTGGACGCCGGTGACCGTGGACGTGGCGTCGGCCACCCTCACCATACGCTGCACACAG ACAGAGGAAGTGATGTCGGAGTGCCGCGTGCGCTTCCTGTCCTTCATGGGCGTGGGGAAGGACGTCCGCTCCTTTGCCTTCATCATGGCCGAGGGCCCGGGGGACTTCATCTGTCACATGTTCTGGTGCGAGCCCAACGCGGCCAGCCTATCAGAGGCCGTGCAGGCGGCGTGCATG CTGCGGTATCAGAAGTGTCTGGAcgcgcgcccccccccctcgggcTCCTGCCTCCCCGGGCCTCCAGACTCTGTGGCTCGCCGCGTCGGCAGCAGCGTCAAGAAGGGCGTGCAAAGCCTGCTGGGAAACTTCAGATGGGCGGGGTCGCAGACGCCATGA
- the LOC133132749 gene encoding amyloid beta precursor protein binding family B member 1-like isoform X3, whose translation MSLEEPSDLANQNAVSVTSSSSPSLTFDLRSPHGVRIEAELSCKGKAKGTASSSSTSSSSSSPKNRRAHLSPANGSMVGVDEGAANQQRNQENLAARRGSQELVGGGGNSNTKWVKEGQNQLRKVAEKQQDLNCNRYQNHDQKEGLAGEEKKEEEEKEKSLRELCSELEAKNAANEPLVIDTSAPSARQREEEKEGGEEREEGVEGEGDTVPSPGDGEKDPDADSSSDTLSHSESRREGGCFGSRGPCLLFQGQVGAPSDEEASWASLSQDSPGDCTPTGDPESYWDHSAFETDSDLPAGWMRVRDTSGTYYWHIPTGTTQWEPPSPLEEGGARRDPSSMSPAITPTEEPEFDDADIWKEEDVAPDRSLKEFEGATLRYASINLSSSQSEEQKKLTSLNTDLESKCFAVRSLGWVEISEEEMAPGKSSVAVNNCIRQLSYHKHNLHDTVGIWGEGKDMLLVLEDDTLKLMDPLDQNLLHAQPIVSIRVWGVGRDNGRDFAYVARDKPTQVLKCHVFRCDTPAKNIATSMHNVCSKIMAKRKSSRPCLGRLDIDPSKLVEIPFQEFPAPKNELFQRFQVCYLGNVPVAKPVGKERFGVDTVNVALETALKAKEKPDWTPVTVDVASATLTIRCTQTEEVMSECRVRFLSFMGVGKDVRSFAFIMAEGPGDFICHMFWCEPNAASLSEAVQAACMLRYQKCLDARPPPSGSCLPGPPDSVARRVGSSVKKGVQSLLGNFRWAGSQTP comes from the exons ATGTCACTGGAGGAGCCGTCAGACCTGGCCAATCAGAACGCGGTGTCTGTGACCTCATCTTCGTCCCCCTCGCTGACCTTCGACCTCCGCTCCCCGCACGGCGTGAGGATCGAGGCCGAGCTGAGCTGCAAGGGCAAGGCCAAGGGCACCGCCTCTTCGtcgtccacctcctcctcttcctcctcgccGAAAAACCGCCGCGCCCACCTGAGCCCGGCCAACGGCAGCATGGTGGGCGTCGACGAGGGCGCGGCCAATCAGCAGAGGAACCAAGAGAACCTGGCGGCTCGCCGAGGGAGCCAG GAGCTTGTAGGAGGCGGCGGCAACAGCAACACCAAGTGGGTCAAAGAGGGTCAGAACCAGCTCCGCAAGGTGGCCGAGAAGCAGCAGGACCTGAACTGCAACCGCTACCAGAACCACGACCAGAAGGAGGGATTGGCCggggaggagaagaaagaggaggaggagaaggagaagagctTGAGGGAGCTGTGCTCAGAGCTGGAGGCCAAGAACGCAGCCAATGAGCCGCTAGTCATCGACACGTCCGCCCCGTCGGCACGGCAacgggaggaggagaaggagggaggagaggagagagaggagggggtggagggagagggggacacTGTTCCGAGCCCCGGAGACGGAGAGAAGGATCCGGACGCTGACTCCTCCTCGGACACCTTGAGCCACAGCGAGTctcggagggaggggggctgtttCGGGAGCAGGGGCCCGTGCCTGCTGTTCCAGGGCCAGGTGGGGGCCCCCAGCGATGAGGAGGCCAGCTGGGCCTCCCTGTCCCAGGACAGCCCTGGGGACTGCACCCCGACAGGGGACCCAG agtcgTACTGGGACCACAGTGCTTTTGAGACGGACTCAGATTTGCCGGCGGGGTGGATGCGGGTTCGGGACACCTCGGGGACGTACTATTGGCACATCCCCACGGGCACCACCCAATGGGAGCCCCCCTCACCGCTGGAGGAGGGCGGGGCCCGGCGGGACCCCTCCTCCATGTCCCCCGCCATCACGCCCACCGAGGAGcccgag TTTGATGATGCTGACATCTGGAAG GAGGAAGACGTGGCGCCGGACAGAAGCCTGAAGGAGTTTGAGGGAGCGACCCTGCGTTACGCCTCCATCAACCTGAG CAGCTCACAGTCAGAGGAGCAGAAGAAACTGACCTCACTCAACACTGACCTGGAGTCAAAG TGCTTTGCAGTGCGCTCGCTGGGTTGGGTGGAGATCTCTGAGGAGGAAATGGCTCCTGGAAAGAGCAGTGTTGCCGTTAACAACTGCATTCGCCAGCTGTCCTACCACAAACACAACCTGCACGATACCGTGGGCATctggggagag ggtaAGGACATGCTGCTGGTTCTGGAGGATGACACTCTGAAGCTGATGGACCCACTGGATCAGAACCTCCTGCACGCCCAGCCCATCGTCAGCATCCGCGTCTGGGGCGTGGGCCGTGACAACGGCAG GGACTTTGCGTACGTGGCGCGGGACAAGCCCACCCAGGTGCTGAAGTGTCACGTGTTCCGCTGCGACACGCCCGCCAAGAACATCGCCACCAGCATGCACAACGTGTGCTCCAAG ATCATGGCGAAGAGGAAGTCCTCCAGGCCCTGCCTCGGTCGGCTCGACATCGACCCCTCCAAACTGGTGGAGATTCCCTTTCAGG aattccctgctCCAAAGAACGAGCTGTTCCAGCGCTTCCAGGTGTGTTACCTTGGCAACGTGCCAGTGGCCAAACCCGTAGGTAAGGAACGCTTCG GTGTGGACACAGTGAACGTTGCCTTGGAGACGGCGCTGAAGGCGAAGGAGAAGCCCGATTGGACGCCGGTGACCGTGGACGTGGCGTCGGCCACCCTCACCATACGCTGCACACAG ACAGAGGAAGTGATGTCGGAGTGCCGCGTGCGCTTCCTGTCCTTCATGGGCGTGGGGAAGGACGTCCGCTCCTTTGCCTTCATCATGGCCGAGGGCCCGGGGGACTTCATCTGTCACATGTTCTGGTGCGAGCCCAACGCGGCCAGCCTATCAGAGGCCGTGCAGGCGGCGTGCATG CTGCGGTATCAGAAGTGTCTGGAcgcgcgcccccccccctcgggcTCCTGCCTCCCCGGGCCTCCAGACTCTGTGGCTCGCCGCGTCGGCAGCAGCGTCAAGAAGGGCGTGCAAAGCCTGCTGGGAAACTTCAGATGGGCGGGGTCGCAGACGCCATGA